A window of Candidatus Dojkabacteria bacterium contains these coding sequences:
- the recO gene encoding DNA repair protein RecO yields MNQLKDQVIIIKSVNYSEADKILTVFGRNRGKFSIIAKGIRKITSKNRGNMQTLSVTEITYFEGKNLGILKESNAVVLVPPEDIDMDSAKRLLFVLNKLLPEAVPEEEIFEMAVGVISEGIKAEDLNRFRIKFLQNLGYINEMSLCNVCGKKVGKQDYLDPHAFKVICENCARNINEVSRASHIRINEIPIGSSRMGELLDRVIEQVLHA; encoded by the coding sequence ATGAATCAGTTAAAAGATCAGGTCATAATCATTAAATCAGTAAACTATTCAGAGGCGGATAAGATCCTCACAGTTTTCGGCCGAAATAGAGGGAAATTCAGCATCATCGCCAAAGGCATTCGCAAAATCACCAGCAAAAATCGCGGCAATATGCAGACCTTGTCGGTGACTGAGATCACATATTTTGAAGGGAAGAACCTGGGGATTTTGAAAGAATCTAATGCGGTCGTGCTGGTGCCGCCAGAGGATATTGATATGGATAGTGCGAAGCGGCTGCTTTTTGTCTTAAATAAGCTTCTTCCCGAAGCCGTGCCTGAAGAAGAGATATTCGAGATGGCGGTTGGAGTGATAAGTGAAGGTATTAAAGCGGAAGATTTAAACCGCTTCAGGATAAAGTTCCTACAAAACCTGGGATATATTAATGAGATGAGCCTGTGCAATGTTTGCGGCAAGAAAGTTGGTAAGCAGGACTATCTAGATCCACATGCATTTAAGGTGATTTGCGAAAACTGCGCCAGAAATATTAATGAAGTCTCGCGAGCATCGCACATCAGAATTAATGAAATCCCTATCGGCTCAAGTAGAATGGGCGAGCTGCTAGATCGAGTAATCGAGCAGGTGCTCCACGCTTAG
- a CDS encoding glycosyltransferase, whose protein sequence is MKSKPIAKFSKIRVAVVTDWMATPGGSDRLMEQLLKLFPQAAIFTSYYNRKAYQGTFAENYEVKTSFIQKMPFVRSLHRHYNVFTPLAFESFDFTGYDLVISLSAGAAKGVITKVDQPHISIILTPQRSLWDQESNVRGSRFRFFYKLASPFIANYMRSWDIAAFQRADLHLSISKYIADKVRKVYRADSEVLYPGIDECWFGNEMRRPNQYLPKSYFLVVSRLYDYKRIDWAIEACKKARKNLLIVGDGPDRRYLEKKAGNSKFINFLGWVDDLELKYLYKNAKALIFPGVEDFGYTPIEAMALGTPQVALREGGVKETVVEGKTGEFFESQEELCEKLAKFSKLKYNEKEIVRNAKRFSESQFQKNFIKYLNQLKLYAEEK, encoded by the coding sequence ATGAAGTCAAAACCTATAGCCAAATTCTCAAAGATACGTGTAGCCGTTGTAACCGACTGGATGGCAACTCCAGGTGGAAGCGACAGGCTTATGGAGCAGCTCTTAAAGCTTTTCCCGCAAGCTGCGATTTTTACGTCGTACTATAATAGAAAAGCCTACCAAGGAACCTTCGCCGAAAATTATGAGGTCAAAACCTCATTTATCCAGAAGATGCCGTTTGTGAGATCATTGCATCGCCACTACAATGTTTTTACGCCGCTAGCATTTGAGAGTTTCGACTTTACAGGCTATGACCTGGTAATTTCATTAAGTGCTGGAGCAGCGAAGGGTGTTATTACAAAAGTAGATCAGCCGCATATTTCGATTATACTGACGCCGCAAAGGTCGCTGTGGGATCAGGAAAGCAATGTGCGAGGGTCACGTTTTCGATTTTTCTACAAGCTCGCTTCACCATTTATAGCGAACTATATGCGTAGCTGGGATATTGCAGCATTCCAGCGTGCCGACCTGCACCTTTCGATATCGAAATATATTGCAGACAAAGTGCGCAAAGTATATCGAGCCGATTCAGAGGTGCTATATCCTGGAATCGATGAGTGTTGGTTTGGCAATGAAATGCGAAGGCCTAATCAATATTTGCCAAAATCGTATTTTCTGGTCGTTTCAAGGCTGTACGATTATAAGCGAATCGACTGGGCGATTGAGGCATGCAAAAAAGCTCGTAAGAATTTGCTTATTGTCGGCGATGGTCCCGACAGAAGATATCTTGAGAAGAAAGCCGGCAATAGTAAATTCATTAACTTTCTAGGATGGGTAGATGATCTCGAATTGAAGTATCTTTATAAAAATGCCAAGGCCCTAATATTCCCTGGGGTAGAGGATTTCGGCTATACGCCTATTGAGGCGATGGCACTCGGTACACCCCAAGTCGCACTTCGCGAAGGCGGAGTTAAAGAAACCGTTGTAGAAGGCAAAACTGGTGAATTTTTCGAGTCTCAAGAAGAATTATGCGAAAAACTCGCCAAATTCAGCAAGCTAAAATATAATGAAAAAGAGATAGTTCGGAACGCAAAACGCTTTTCAGAAAGCCAGTTTCAGAAAAATTTCATTAAATACCTCAACCAGTTAAAGCTATATGCAGAAGAAAAGTAA
- a CDS encoding serine hydrolase, with protein sequence MIKAKKTIIAFSVLTVLLVGLFTTYLYLTTRTDTYIGRWFAWKASDVEDYKKFPAATFIASDSPYYLEVADDQSLGEQKFEQQGSEVELDRLLEENDTTAFIVVKDGKIIYEEYFNEYERTSINTSFSTAKSITALMIGVAIEEGAIESLDDPVTKYLPELSDTDPDYQDVTIEDLLSMKSGIEFADHDLPWGDKPKAYYHPDLRTHVMSLQVTGEPGEEFQYNSYNPILLGMILEEATGMKAYEYFEQKLWSRLGMEYEGSWSLDSEQGGMTKMESGINARAIDFAKLGVLVQDKGEWDGEQLISSEWIEDSMEMNEVNAVPEYGDDLHYNRGWWLTDAEDDLDSVAGWGHLGQYIYVFPEKNMVIVRFGTGQGDLAWGELIEDVAAAVE encoded by the coding sequence ATGATCAAAGCGAAGAAAACCATAATCGCCTTTTCCGTTCTGACAGTTCTGCTTGTTGGACTATTTACGACATATCTATACCTCACCACCCGCACCGACACATACATCGGCAGATGGTTTGCCTGGAAGGCGTCAGATGTTGAGGATTACAAGAAATTCCCTGCAGCTACCTTTATAGCAAGCGACTCACCCTACTACCTTGAGGTAGCAGATGATCAGTCACTTGGCGAGCAGAAATTTGAACAGCAGGGGAGCGAAGTCGAATTAGACCGCCTCTTGGAGGAGAACGATACTACAGCCTTCATTGTGGTCAAGGATGGCAAGATTATCTACGAGGAGTATTTTAATGAATATGAGCGCACCTCAATTAACACATCTTTCTCTACTGCGAAGTCAATTACTGCCCTAATGATCGGAGTCGCAATCGAAGAGGGTGCAATCGAAAGCCTAGACGATCCTGTTACGAAATATCTACCAGAGCTTTCAGACACCGACCCAGATTATCAAGATGTGACAATCGAGGACCTGCTCTCGATGAAATCTGGGATCGAATTTGCGGATCACGATCTCCCTTGGGGAGATAAGCCGAAAGCATACTACCACCCAGATCTCCGGACTCATGTCATGAGCCTGCAGGTCACAGGTGAGCCGGGCGAGGAGTTTCAATACAATAGCTACAACCCGATCCTTCTGGGCATGATCTTGGAGGAGGCTACCGGGATGAAGGCGTATGAGTATTTCGAGCAGAAGCTTTGGAGCAGACTAGGCATGGAGTATGAGGGCTCGTGGAGCCTCGACAGTGAGCAGGGTGGTATGACAAAGATGGAGAGTGGCATCAATGCTCGTGCAATTGATTTCGCCAAGCTGGGAGTACTGGTGCAAGACAAAGGCGAATGGGATGGTGAGCAGCTGATCTCATCTGAATGGATCGAGGACTCGATGGAAATGAATGAGGTGAATGCGGTGCCTGAGTATGGTGATGATTTACACTACAATCGCGGATGGTGGCTCACTGATGCAGAGGATGATCTGGACAGCGTCGCTGGATGGGGACATCTTGGGCAATATATTTATGTTTTCCCTGAGAAGAATATGGTGATAGTGCGGTTTGGTACTGGGCAAGGGGATCTGGCTTGGGGAGAGCTAATTGAGGATGTGGCCGCAGCTGTTGAATAG
- a CDS encoding P-loop NTPase fold protein, with protein sequence MIYLFITLIILALLGYHSKHLFALIKFNSRTKGVVDTYVRMLVGCLILSIILILSADKVVDALQTLDENIESRAEVVVEFYEAKMESDDSGGNVESVIIFYYFLLGVLGIGAIFVGSSYKQRPLNEDDVDLSSFLKSHQSGDKLDRDEVRDKALAAIQNTSKSSVAITGGWGTGKSFVLAEMIKGLKKPQQTQSKNVVIYASFLGATTYNDILSMILEKIALEIERETGFNLYADLAKYGELISTIQPEYGILYKVMSTMLPRKSSSDIQRRISEVIEAFHIDLYVFLDDIERDVRAQYLVSILKIAKDLSQFNHLTVVTAFDKHMLSKVIGKMLTKDEQKWVMEGEAFLGGTKFFDDIIPLPSPTKERYTEVFLDEAQKLLGVHFNTEAATEQYGILHDHLYENDQDSIAPLSNIRSVYYARNIAKDYLEFTEKSLTHASFLENRSFIPLIFLLSLFKAISQVSPRTAKSPTVWESYEQQIQQGNYASQTKGFSDSLDGLGRLVAKINALVKVSEDRSELFISEFVSHESPV encoded by the coding sequence GTGATATACCTCTTCATCACGCTTATAATACTTGCTCTTCTTGGCTACCACTCAAAACATTTGTTTGCCCTTATTAAGTTCAATTCTCGAACTAAAGGAGTTGTAGATACTTATGTGCGAATGCTTGTCGGATGTCTTATCCTTTCCATTATACTAATTCTTTCTGCTGACAAGGTTGTCGACGCGCTCCAAACATTAGATGAAAATATTGAATCCCGCGCTGAGGTAGTAGTTGAATTTTATGAGGCAAAAATGGAATCAGACGATAGCGGGGGTAATGTGGAATCGGTAATTATTTTCTATTATTTCCTTTTAGGCGTTCTCGGTATTGGTGCTATCTTTGTAGGGAGTAGTTACAAGCAAAGACCTCTCAATGAAGATGACGTAGATCTATCCAGTTTTCTGAAGTCTCACCAGAGCGGTGATAAACTTGATCGTGATGAGGTTAGAGACAAAGCACTAGCAGCTATCCAGAACACTAGTAAGAGTTCAGTCGCTATCACTGGAGGATGGGGTACCGGGAAGTCATTCGTCCTTGCTGAGATGATCAAGGGATTGAAGAAACCACAACAGACCCAAAGCAAAAATGTAGTTATATACGCATCTTTCCTAGGAGCTACCACCTACAACGACATACTTTCCATGATCTTAGAGAAAATTGCCTTAGAAATAGAGCGAGAAACAGGATTTAATCTCTATGCCGACCTAGCAAAGTACGGAGAGCTAATCTCAACGATACAACCAGAGTACGGGATCCTATATAAAGTGATGAGTACTATGCTCCCGCGCAAGTCTTCGAGTGACATACAACGGCGAATAAGCGAAGTAATCGAGGCATTTCATATTGATCTGTATGTATTCCTTGATGACATCGAAAGAGATGTGCGCGCTCAGTACCTCGTTTCCATCCTCAAGATTGCTAAAGACCTTTCACAGTTCAACCATCTTACTGTTGTAACTGCATTTGACAAACATATGTTAAGCAAAGTAATTGGAAAGATGCTCACGAAAGACGAACAAAAGTGGGTTATGGAGGGAGAAGCTTTCCTCGGTGGCACAAAATTTTTTGACGATATAATCCCTCTGCCCTCCCCTACAAAAGAACGATATACAGAAGTGTTTCTCGATGAAGCACAGAAACTACTGGGTGTACACTTCAATACAGAGGCTGCTACTGAGCAGTATGGCATCTTGCACGACCACCTTTACGAAAATGATCAGGATAGTATTGCCCCGTTGAGTAACATAAGAAGTGTCTATTACGCAAGAAATATTGCGAAGGATTACTTAGAATTTACGGAGAAGTCGCTGACCCACGCAAGTTTTCTTGAGAATCGAAGCTTTATACCACTGATTTTTCTACTGTCACTATTTAAGGCTATTAGCCAAGTTAGCCCAAGAACCGCTAAGTCTCCGACTGTTTGGGAGTCCTACGAGCAACAGATTCAGCAAGGGAATTATGCCAGCCAGACAAAAGGATTCTCCGACAGCCTTGACGGGTTGGGGCGACTTGTCGCGAAGATAAATGCATTGGTCAAAGTAAGTGAAGATCGGTCGGAGCTTTTCATTTCCGAATTTGTATCGCATGAATCTCCTGTGTAA
- a CDS encoding DKNYY domain-containing protein: protein MNIFSNLSKRVSRTNGKISSLDRSQKLLIFAALFVFIALIITPLGDLYFNKPEKPQESTSIKTKKSCSVYETESIVPQADGQSVESETIAKDFTRKYAPSDCQFSPEISIASLDTASCERISTHVIVDKNNVYKWQYDPGSSNYSTYIVVEEADAESFTNLYWNYYKDNTNLYYDTGENLSIVDQINLESVEVLSASYIKDKNGVYYVSFSDGEVDIRPIPGFDTATFAVVQNQHNIQTYFKDRNGVYYFGSQEADLTPSETVISEADVDTFIVLNTYLLAKDKSHVYYEGIVVPSVDAEAFEELGGGYYRDRSNVYTTGMNRADFEPLDDSDPCTFELLGYTSDSNWSGYAKDENQVYYLGSVVVGADAETFQTTHSQGVYGGYDKNYRYQGKYRLEELE from the coding sequence ATGAATATATTCTCAAATCTATCCAAAAGAGTTTCTCGAACAAATGGGAAGATATCAAGTTTAGACAGAAGCCAGAAGCTACTAATCTTCGCCGCACTTTTCGTATTCATTGCATTGATAATTACTCCTCTGGGAGATCTCTACTTTAATAAACCTGAGAAGCCACAAGAGAGTACTTCTATAAAGACGAAGAAAAGCTGCTCGGTCTACGAGACAGAATCGATCGTGCCGCAGGCAGATGGCCAAAGTGTAGAAAGTGAAACTATCGCTAAAGATTTTACACGCAAATATGCTCCATCCGACTGCCAATTTTCCCCGGAGATTAGTATCGCATCGTTAGATACTGCTAGCTGTGAAAGGATTTCAACACACGTTATTGTAGATAAAAACAATGTATATAAATGGCAATATGATCCTGGTAGCTCGAATTACTCAACATATATTGTTGTAGAGGAAGCAGATGCGGAAAGCTTCACAAATCTGTATTGGAATTATTATAAGGATAATACAAATTTGTATTACGATACTGGAGAGAACCTGAGCATAGTAGATCAAATCAACCTGGAGTCTGTAGAGGTTCTTTCTGCGAGTTATATTAAGGATAAAAACGGAGTCTATTACGTCAGCTTCTCTGATGGTGAAGTAGATATTAGGCCAATACCTGGCTTTGATACTGCAACCTTTGCGGTTGTACAAAATCAGCACAATATACAGACATATTTTAAAGATAGGAATGGCGTATATTATTTCGGTTCGCAAGAAGCTGATCTTACACCTTCGGAAACAGTAATAAGTGAGGCGGATGTTGATACATTTATTGTTCTAAATACATATCTCTTGGCGAAAGATAAGAGCCATGTTTATTATGAGGGTATAGTAGTCCCAAGTGTAGATGCAGAGGCATTTGAAGAGCTTGGTGGCGGCTATTATAGGGATAGATCTAATGTTTATACAACAGGCATGAATAGGGCAGATTTTGAACCTCTCGACGATAGCGATCCGTGTACATTTGAATTGCTTGGTTATACTAGCGATTCAAATTGGTCGGGATATGCAAAAGACGAAAATCAAGTCTATTATCTCGGATCGGTAGTAGTCGGGGCTGACGCTGAAACTTTTCAAACAACACACTCCCAAGGGGTTTATGGAGGCTATGATAAAAACTACAGGTATCAGGGGAAGTATAGGCTGGAGGAACTTGAATAA
- a CDS encoding VOC family protein, which yields MKSHLYHIQLNIDFANRDFYKELMEFMGWSVIFEKPESTIGFRSETNGDLWFIHADHQEDTDYDARGMNHIAIRVENQADINQIQAHLESNGVKMLFGTPLHRPEFASKEGETYYQIMFESPDKILWEIVYIGAKCG from the coding sequence ATGAAAAGCCACCTTTATCACATCCAACTCAACATCGACTTCGCCAACCGAGACTTCTACAAAGAGCTAATGGAGTTCATGGGCTGGAGCGTGATCTTTGAGAAACCAGAATCCACAATCGGATTTCGAAGTGAGACCAACGGCGACCTCTGGTTTATACACGCTGATCATCAAGAGGATACTGATTACGACGCAAGAGGGATGAACCACATCGCTATCCGTGTCGAGAATCAAGCCGATATCAACCAGATTCAAGCTCACCTAGAAAGTAACGGTGTGAAGATGCTTTTCGGTACGCCACTGCACAGACCAGAGTTTGCAAGCAAAGAGGGTGAGACCTATTACCAGATTATGTTTGAGTCACCGGATAAGATCTTGTGGGAGATAGTGTATATCGGAGCAAAGTGTGGGTAG
- a CDS encoding glycosyltransferase: MQKKSKVAFVIHPLYTWGGAEAMLRDMIRVYPNSDVYTAWYDKKITDQLGIKGKVYASYLQKFPLKKKLRQELIPLLPKAYKKMVIQNYDLVWVISDQFEKQITLRNNNVEVLNIMTPPRFLWMDTRSTVNLPKPTYKAYKSIEDKLHPKWQSIDKAAVKRFKYISSISNDVRSRVAKIYGEYSEVLYPPVKLDHIRFTKSMSSREKWFLYLGRIESYKGIEMLIEACAFLKHQLKIAGTGSDIERMRQLVAELEATDLIEIMGFVSEEQKLELLEKARALVFPVKDEDFGIVPIEAMAAGCPVIAFNGGGAAETVVHGSTGILFDDYTAQGLVDAIHEFEIHGFKPNVIRSHAQEFSYERFENKFRTYVDAIAKETLSKRGGQ; encoded by the coding sequence ATGCAGAAGAAAAGTAAAGTCGCATTCGTTATACATCCGCTATATACATGGGGTGGGGCAGAGGCGATGCTTAGAGATATGATACGAGTTTATCCGAATAGCGATGTGTATACCGCTTGGTACGACAAGAAGATTACCGACCAGCTCGGCATAAAAGGAAAAGTATATGCCAGCTACCTCCAAAAATTTCCACTCAAGAAGAAGTTGAGACAGGAGTTAATTCCGCTCCTTCCAAAGGCCTATAAGAAGATGGTAATCCAGAACTACGACCTCGTCTGGGTTATCTCGGATCAGTTCGAGAAGCAGATCACACTCAGAAATAACAACGTCGAGGTCTTAAATATCATGACGCCGCCAAGATTTCTCTGGATGGATACCCGCTCTACCGTCAACTTACCAAAGCCAACATATAAAGCGTACAAATCAATAGAAGATAAGCTGCACCCAAAATGGCAATCAATCGACAAGGCAGCAGTAAAGAGATTCAAATATATCTCCTCGATCTCAAACGATGTCCGCTCACGTGTCGCCAAGATCTATGGTGAGTACTCAGAAGTTCTCTACCCCCCAGTCAAGCTCGACCATATCCGCTTCACCAAGAGCATGTCGTCGCGAGAAAAGTGGTTCCTATACCTCGGCCGGATTGAGAGCTACAAAGGGATCGAGATGCTGATCGAGGCGTGCGCATTCTTGAAGCACCAATTGAAAATTGCTGGAACAGGCAGTGATATCGAGCGTATGCGCCAACTTGTCGCAGAGCTTGAAGCAACAGACTTAATAGAGATAATGGGGTTTGTATCGGAAGAGCAGAAGCTTGAGCTACTTGAAAAGGCGAGAGCGCTTGTTTTCCCAGTCAAAGACGAGGACTTTGGCATTGTGCCTATCGAGGCAATGGCCGCAGGCTGTCCGGTGATTGCATTCAATGGTGGCGGTGCAGCCGAAACGGTTGTGCACGGCAGTACAGGAATACTTTTCGACGACTACACGGCACAAGGCCTAGTAGATGCAATTCATGAATTTGAAATTCATGGCTTTAAGCCAAATGTAATCCGCTCACACGCACAGGAATTCTCCTACGAACGCTTCGAAAATAAGTTCCGCACCTATGTTGATGCGATAGCGAAAGAGACGTTATCCAAGCGCGGCGGGCAATGA
- a CDS encoding Ldh family oxidoreductase produces the protein MKVKLTDLESLVSKALLKYGYSEEEAKVIQKILLFAQLRGNNQGVVKLIGNGIPRNPEGVAPTIEKETPVSALVNGNSTHAMVVMDMLVDIAIGKAEKSGIGIAGNYNGDASTGAIGYYVNRIAEKGLIGIAFASAPFQTTAPYGATEAKFCTNPMAYGIPTEGDPIILDMSTSTMAYYGLIEAETAGKDVPEGTGYDKDGKETTDPAEIMSGALKTFGGHKGSGLALIVQIFAGALVNADSFNNDSENAGNLVIAIDPAIFLTQDDFKKRVSEIVANVKSARKLEGVDEILIPGERGNKVMESAMKRGEIEIEENLYKELMAVAK, from the coding sequence ATGAAGGTCAAACTTACGGATTTAGAATCACTCGTATCTAAGGCATTGCTCAAATATGGATACTCGGAAGAAGAAGCGAAAGTCATCCAGAAGATCCTCCTATTTGCCCAGCTCCGAGGAAACAACCAGGGGGTAGTAAAGTTGATAGGAAACGGTATACCTCGCAATCCTGAAGGAGTAGCTCCAACAATTGAAAAAGAGACTCCCGTCTCAGCATTAGTAAATGGTAATAGTACCCATGCAATGGTTGTAATGGATATGCTTGTGGATATTGCGATTGGGAAGGCAGAGAAGTCAGGAATTGGAATCGCGGGTAATTACAATGGAGATGCTTCGACAGGGGCGATAGGTTACTACGTAAACAGGATAGCCGAGAAGGGATTAATAGGTATAGCATTTGCCTCAGCTCCATTTCAGACCACCGCACCATACGGCGCAACTGAGGCTAAATTTTGCACAAACCCAATGGCTTACGGTATCCCGACAGAGGGTGACCCGATCATTTTGGATATGTCTACTTCAACTATGGCCTATTACGGTTTAATTGAAGCGGAAACGGCGGGGAAAGATGTACCAGAGGGTACTGGTTATGATAAGGACGGAAAGGAAACGACCGATCCTGCAGAAATAATGTCCGGTGCATTAAAAACTTTTGGTGGTCATAAAGGATCGGGCCTCGCACTAATAGTGCAGATCTTCGCTGGGGCATTAGTAAATGCAGATTCGTTTAACAATGATAGTGAAAATGCTGGAAATTTGGTTATTGCGATTGACCCGGCAATCTTCTTGACTCAAGATGATTTCAAAAAGAGGGTGTCAGAGATCGTAGCAAATGTGAAATCAGCGAGAAAGCTGGAAGGTGTCGATGAGATCCTGATTCCAGGCGAGCGGGGTAATAAGGTTATGGAATCAGCTATGAAGAGAGGGGAGATCGAGATAGAGGAAAATCTATATAAAGAGTTAATGGCAGTTGCTAAGTAA